The DNA region CTTCCTGTGAGGATGCTGGAGCTGAAGATGATGATGGGGAAGCAGCATGGGTTTGGGAAACAGGCTGGACTACAGCTGGCATTCCCCGGGAAGTCGGCACCGCTGCAGCAATCTGAGCCAAGCCCAGTGCTTGGGCttggcctgagccctgctgccgAGTGCCCACCACCTGCACCGGGATGTGTggaggaggctgctgtgctgctgacatTTTGGCAGGCCCAAGCTGAGGGGGTTTGATGGGGGTGACCAGAGATTTTGATTGGATAGGAACAGGTGACTTGGTGGCTGGCTGGCACGGactgtcctgctggagctgtAAATGCGGTGGCTGGGACTGCAACATAGGCTGCACCACAAGggtctgtgcctgctgctgggtttgagggggagcctgctgctgtggaggctgagcttgctgctgctgctgggtcagagatgctgcttgctgctgttgctgctgttgaGCCAGTTGGAGATGGGTGGCTGTGTGGAGGAGCTGGGACTGGCGGTGCTGGAACTGCTGCTGGTGAATGGCTATCTGCTGCTGGATCACCACCTGCTTCTGCAGatggatctgctgctgctgctggatcaGCGAGTGTGGCTGGATCTGCGTATATGTGGCTATACaaaaacagtaagaaaaaacAGAGCACAGAAGTTAGCAACAGTGCAGCTgggaacaacaacaacaaaaataaggCAGCCACTGCACTGCTTTGAGACATTAAACTCCAAAATAACTGACAGCTTACTTGCAGAGGACATGACGGATTAAATCGACTTCTTGTGCTAATAGAAGGGGATAACCCCTTGAGACAAGTCTCTGGCAGGACCAAAACTGGGAGATATGCTGGAAAACCTTTTACTACCAGGCTTCCAAATGTCCTTTTTGTGAAGGCCCAATGATtttgaagagaaagaaacagctGAGTTTTTTACCTGAGCTGATCAGCGTCTGGCTGGGTGCTGGTGTAGCTGTCCTGGTGAGGTTCATGCCCACTGTTTGCTGTCCACCAGTGTCTGTGTCACCCTTCTTTGCAGCTGCATTCTCCGTCTCTgtctggctgccctggctgacAGTCACGGCCTGGGCAGCCGCCACGGGCAGTGGCTGAACCACCCCGGTGCCCTTCCTCTGGCAACTGCCAGCGGCACCCGCTGAGGAGCTCTGGCTCAGTGCCATTGAGGGCTGGCTCCCACCGGTGGCCACCACGCCCCCGGAGACACCATTGCTGCCCGCTGCAGCCTGGCTCAGGTTGAGGGACTGGCCTGCCCCGCTGGAGGAGGCCTGGGCCACGGCCATGCTCTGGCCCGTGCTGGCGGCCTGCGGTAAGCCCGaagcctgggagctgcctggcagggcCGTCTTCTGAGCAGAGCCTTGGAGCTGGGCGTTAGTGGCAGAGGTCTGCTGGCTCCTCACAGCCAAGTTCTGCACCTAGAGACACACACAGCAAACAGAACCCATGTGCTTTATACACGGTGCTTGCCGGGAGTGTGACAGAGCACACAAAGCAACGCActctgcagggatgcaggctgAGCTGGTGCCTCAGGTCTCGTGTGAGGAGCTGCTAacactgcagggcagagctcagcacgGCCCTCCCCAGGAAGCACATTATGCTGAACTCTCTCCTGCCCAATCTCTGATGGAAGTAACAGATCTCGTGGCACTTAGTGAACAGGATCTGGGGACACAGTCTTTCTCCAGGGCATGGGACAGACTTCAGACCTGCCTGCCATACCCTGGCATGGTTAGTTCAGCACAGCTCTAGAAGCACTGAGTTACCCCTTTAAAGACCAGTCATTCATTTTCAATTTTTGTGCCACCTGCCTGCCGCAGGCCCATGGATCTACTCGTGGCCCACACCCTTTCCAATTTCACTCTGCATTTTGGTGCTGCCATCCTCTGTATTTACTTCTGCTCCAAATGCCACATTATCTCCAAAATTAGATCACAGCtgacttttctttaaaaaaattgcttcagACAACTCTTTGGCATCTTTACAACAATGAACCAACTGGATGAAGGAATACTACCTCTGGCAAAGACTCTTAATTGGAGTGTGACTGAAAACTGTACATAGAACTCAAGAGTTCTTTTCACACAATCACAGCCAAGAAACTGTGAAGATGGGATTGatccagcctgtgctcacctCAGAAATTTtaagcagaaattaatttcatctCTGGAGGCAGACAGCAAACATGAAAACATGGTGGCAAAACCTCCTGCCTGCAGAGGGACAAGGGCTGGGGATAAAATAGCTCTAATGTGCTATACAGGGACAGCTTGAGACAAAGAGCAGAGTGTGGTGCGGCAGAAGCAGGGGAAAGGGAGGACGGTCACTGACCTGGTCTGTGTCTGCGTGCACCCCAGGAGACTGAGTGGGTGGTACCTcctgctggacagcagccacagccccattGGGCATCAGGATGAGCTGGGAGGCGAGAGGCACATTGCGGCCCAAGGTCCGGTTCACCTGCAACAGGTTCCCCAGCTGCGGCTGTTGGCATCAGGTGGTGTGCAGTGCAAGGAACAGAGGtagaagagagaaaggaagacaaaaaaaccacaagcaaACAGATCATCAAGGAACACTAGGCTGCAATGTCACTCATTGCAAAACcaccagccctccctgcactgTAATACTGAACATAACCCTCCGAAGCAAGAAACTGGGAACAGTTTCCTTATGGAAACAACACTCCTCTATCTAACATAGGCCTGGGCTAACTCCCACAGACTGCCCAAGGCTGTGTTATCTAGAACTGGTTGAACAACAGTGATAAAAAACATACATCCAAGATTAGTGCTGCTTGAAAAGTAGGGGATTACAATCTGTATCTGAAGTCAACTGGAAAACAGAAAGTAGGTACCGAAACCCCAGACTGGACTCCACAGTCCAGCCTAATGCTTCCCACCTAGCTGCACTTCAAAGCAATTAAAAGGATGACATTTGTTCACATTGATTTATTTGTCTAGGCTTACTTGAATTCTGACTTACATCCCTGAGCTCAGCAAGCAGTAGAAGAGTAATTTACCATGTATCTGTTCCAGCATTGAACCAGAAGAGTAGCTTTATTTCTGTGAGCTACATTCAAGTCTAGGACATGTATTTCACATTTACACTCTAGTGAGAAGTGCTATGGAACCTTTAacatctgcagagcagaggcacaCAGAGTTGTTAATATTCTCACCTGAGCCACACAATACACAGCTCATCTATCTCAAAGGCTGAGCCCAGAATCAAGCTTGTGGTTTCAGGGATGAGACCTTCCccatgcaattttaaaatatactgcAACAGCCTTAAAGCAAGGTTAGTCTGTAGGTGCTGGTAATCCCAAGCAGTGAAactctgcagaggctgctaagtGGGGCTCAGTCAGGACACACGTGCTGCCCATCTCTTACCCGCAGGTACATCTGTGCCTGTGACTGGTTGAGAGGAGGTGAGGTGGTGTTCCCGAGGAGCACAGACTGCGTCAGCGTGGTGGCGCTCGGGGAGCTCACGCTCTGCGACCGACTGATCAGCTGAGCAGCTGACGTGGTGGCAAGGTTGAtcttagaagagaaaaaaagcttcAAATCACATATGAAGAGATGGAGACCAAGAAGTAAGTACAAATATGCTTAGTGGGGTACAGTCAGAACGGACATTTTACAGTTTTTTCCTGCATCCCACAGGGgaccaagaagaagaaagttCTTGTCTTAGAGGGCTTGTCCTACAGGCTACACAATCTATATTAGCCAGAGCCCTGGATACTGACCTCATTTGTATGCTGAGCTTGAGAATCACTGTTAGCATGCAACTGCAATAAGAGATCCAAAAAAATACATCATTTTCTCCAGCCTCCCAAGTAAAggtaaaaaacccacaaaaccttCTCTATCAACTCATCTACTCTCTGAGCAAATCCAAGCTCCTCAACACTCACTGCAAAACCAGACATCCTCTCATTCAACAAACTACTGCTCTGCCTAAGACAAAACCTGCTCACAACTCCTCCTTCTTACAATTCCTGTGCCTTTTCTAATCCATGACAATGTATCCCCAAAGCCTCAGCAAACAGAGATCTATGTCTACCTTTACAGCTAAGAGGCCTCTCCCACCTAAAAACCTCATCTGGTATCCTCAAGCCCCACCAATAACAACAGCACCCCAAATCCTCAAAGCTGTCTGCATCCTGTTGATTCCCAGGGTTCTTAGAAGTTGTGTGCATCCTAAAAGACAAGGAGGAGACAGAACaaggtggggagggggagggaggctCTGATATGTGTGTGAGGGAGCAGTTTTACTTACAGAAGCCTGGGTGGTGGTGGTCTGTTGCGAGGTGCTAGTGTTGGGGGAGCTGGCCTGTCTACTGGCTGCAATTGTAGCCTGCAGGAGAGATTGGCAGAGAAATGAGTGCCTGAACCAACCTTTCAATCCAGCCCAATTATTAGGCTCTGTCAGAACACCCAGTCCCTTACCCTCAGAGTGCATGACCTCCAGTCCTTCCACCCATGGGTACATGCACTACTCTTGCCCAGCCTGTCATAGTACACTCTGCAACCCTCACCCTGATGCTGAAATCCACTGTTAGCACCCAGACATTCCCTGCAATATTAGCAATTTGTTGGGCTAATTAGCAGTTTAGTAGCAAAGCAATGATAGCACTCCAAGTAACAAAATTCAGATTAGAGAGCATATGGTTTGTGGAAGAATATAAATATTGATAGActtatttccccctctctgaTGCCAGGGGAATTCCCCTGCATGAGTTTAGTTAGTTTTGTAACTAAGATTTGTGCAAAACTGATGAGAAGATTCTATTTCTTCTATACTATAAGACTGCAGTCAGGGATTTTGAGAACAATGACGTACTGGACTAACTGCCAAGGAGTACAGCTACTGAGGTATTGTTACACAAAAAGAATGTATTCATGTCACACATAATCCATTTTGAGCTGATGATTAAGTCTAGTAGGTGAGCAAAGgtgataaaggaaaaaaaaacactcaaCATTtatgtatcataaaatataTTGAATTATATTGATCTGTGTATGTCTCAATTAGTGACAGCCTCCTGGTTGGACTGGCTTACCCTCCTGTTGGTAAAGAAAACATGACTACTAAGTTTCAAGACAGAAATTTCAGAGAATGCTGCCTGAAAACCTCATGCAAACACAAATGTTTATTCTCAGAGAAGCAACTACCCACTGATCCCTTTAATACGCTTTTTAAGCACTACTGCATCCACTGTTGATTTCACCACCCATCTTTTAGTTAAAGAAGGTGCAGGGGGTAGTAATAGGCCTCTGAAGTGCAAGTTCCTTGATGGTGATGTCAAATTTTATCTTCCCTTGCTCTGTagccaaaaaaataaattaatctttgCTTCAGGCTTCCAGTTGACTGGCTGTTTGTATTAACTCTAAACAATGTGTTTAGGGACTCATTGTCTTATCAGGGATCAGGATGACTCGGTGCACAAGGCACTGTATAAAAACAGAACCTCTGGATCTTCCCCAGAGAATGATCCAACTCCTCTCCTTCTGCCTCTTGGCAACTCAcctgctggacagcagccaggctgtgaaGTTGGGCACTGTTAAACTGCTGCTGGAGCATAAACTGATGGAAGTACTGGGCTGCATTGGGCTGTCTCTGGAGTGCCTGCAGAGCCTagataaagaagaaaacacaattgTCAAAAACTGCATGCCATTGAAATGTGATTGAAGAGAGCAATGACAAAGTGAGCCAGCCATGAGAACATCCCTAGACCACAAGAAAAAGCAGGCAGCAGATCAGCACATCCAAATCCATAGTACACTTACAGATTTGGTGACACACTGAATCACAGGTGTATTCCAGGACAATGGGAATCACACTTTGCAAGACTTTAATAAACTTTAGGAATCTGGGGTTGTGCATGCTCACACTGGCAGACAAATGTTCCTGTGCAGTTTGTGTATGGAGAGCATAGAGAAACTGGGATGGCAAACTGATTTGCTCTAGAACAGCAGGCTAAAACCTATCTATTGAATCACAGTACAGATTAAATCCAGGAGGCTGGACACCAAAGGAGTAACCTATAAAACAAGAAGCCTCAGGCTACAAGAACTAAACATTACGTGTAGTATAAGAATTTCTAAATCTGAAAAGATGACAGTCCTCTAAGCACAGTCCCACCTTGACACACAATAACGCAGAGGAACACAAAAGGGCTCACCACCACCTTCCAGTGATGGAGTGCCgtcccagagcacagcctgggatgTCTCACCTGTACTGCCTGCCGCTCATAGAGAGACATCTGCGAGATCTGAGGCCGGGTGCTTCCTCCAGAACTGGAGCTCCCGCTGGTGGAGTTGGAGTTCTGCTCACTTTCGGTCTCCATGGCGACAGGATCCCAGGAGCTCAGGCTGAGATGGACTCCAGATCTACATTGAAAGAACTGGAAACTAAGTCAGGCTGCAGAAAGAACCAAACTGCATTTCATTACATTACACAGCTTTTGTACTAGAATATCTCAATACCAGTCTCCATGCTCATCCTAGCTACATGTTAGGGACCAGGGAAACTGGGATTCTAAAATCACCCAGAAATCTTACTCAcagtttaaatcttttattacCACCAGAAACATAATGTGCATATTTTCATACTTTTATTGCCATGCTATAGTTGCAAGCTACAGTATCCTGAAGTCTTAAAAAGGTACTGgaatgaagcagcagctgcagctcattAAAACAATTCTGGTTACAGACCTGACCGCCTCTCCTGTCAGTAGAGACTAGCAAACCGAGGCAAACTGCACTGTGCTTCCAGTCCTGCAATGCACTTTGGCAATTTCTGATTCTCTCTTCCTCCAGTCCCTCAGCTCCAATGCCCTACTGATACCAACTGAGTCCCTCTTTCTCCCAGTTTAGCCCCCAGCCcttgactctttcttcttctgatCACATGAACTTTCCAGCTACTTGTTGCTCTCAACACATCTTAACTTGAATATTAGATTAGAATCTGGTATCTGTGGTGGCAAGTTCCTTTCAGGAGGAACACAGTCAGAAGCAGAGTGGATTAAGTGTTCACTGGCAAAAGCTGCTGAAGAGGTCATGCAGAACCAGGGAGAccttccagcagcagaaagatGAGTTGCAGGACTGAGAAAGGACTGGAGAAGGCTTTCATCAGCTAAGAGGAAGAGAAGTGAGACTGAAGAGAGTGCTTGGCAGAAGAGTAGCACATTTGAGATGATCAGGGAGTTTCCTGCAGCAAGAAACATGAGCTACAGAGGGAGTAGCAGCAGGAGGGGCTAGAGtcagaaaagggagagaaaagtgATTATACAAAAGAATTCcattggaaaaaaagaaaaccaacctGAGTTTTTAGAACTCCatgcaatattaaaaaaaaaaaaaaacaaacttctgATAAGTCTTTTCACCAAGACAGCCTGTTTCCAAAGTACCAGCTCATTCCTCTGTAGCATATCTGAGACCTCTAAATGAGACCCCTATAAATGAGCTtccaggagccagagcagcagcacagcctcttTATCTAGCCCTTTTAAAATCCAGATTCTGAGCTTTATAAATGTCACCAAACATTTTCCTGGTGTATAAGCAAACAGACCCGTGCAGCAGAAAAGGAGACACAACAATACTCTCAGCCAGACaactttttaaattctgaaatgGTGCTAAGAGCAGCAGATGACTTTAAAGTAGGACAACAGCATTAACTCTGCAGAGAATGGATGGCTAAATCAGGGAACTGCTGCTTCAAACCTGCTGCTCAAAATCTGAAATATTCTTTAACTGGCAAgcagagtgctgctgctccagtctGGTCTTCCAAAATCATCTTCACCTCTGCCCTCAAGTCCTGCCCAGGCATCTCCCTGCTGAGGAAAACTGGCTTCCTGCACTGCTTCAGCAGTGGCCACCTTCTCCTCAGCTGAGACACACCTCCTCCTAACTGGCCACTACTGTCTTCAGGCACAACTCTATTTCAGCTAGAAACAGCCTGTCAATAAACCTACCCAGAATAAAAAAGCTCTTGCAAAAGCAACTGCCTTAAAGATCTTCCccagagaggaaaaattaaatgagGCCTGAAAATAAACACTGAGAAGGGAAAGAATACAGACTTTTTGAAATAACGAAACTGTGGTGGATAAATAAAGTAGTTTGAGTGGGGTTAAAATGCACATGAACACATTACACCAAGTTCTCCAGTAGCTCAGACGCCATTAGGAGACAATTTATGTTCCCTTGCCCACCTCAACATCCCAATGCAGATCCTCCTCCTTCACCTCCCTTCTAGGGCTCATTAGATCAACTTGGGTAGCTGCAGGAAAGATACCCTAAAACCCTATTTTCTGTCACATCACAGAACTGAACTACCTTACTTGTGATGCCACAAGTGCCCACGAGAGAGGAAAGGATGTAAGTGATGTTCACCTTGGCTACAGCAAATACCCTTGTCCTCAACAGCTTCAGCAGGAGAAGCCAGGCTTCTGCCTTGGTGCCCTGCTCCACCAATCTGTGTTTCCTCAGGAAGCAGCACCACCAATTCCTAAGATTTCCAGCATTCTTGAGAGTTCCATATTGATCTAGATCTTATTAAAATCCTAGCATAAACAGAATCTTACTGAAACACCTCTGCATGAGGCATAGAAAAATTTTGGTCTCTCTGTAGGCAGAAGGCCTTTTGGAGATGTGGACAGAGAAGCATACGCTCACTTTGCAGAAGGGCAGTAAGAATTTTAAGTCGCTTACAGCAAGGAGAGTTATCCAGCAAAACTCTTTCCAAACAAAAAAGTGAAAAGGCACAGCATTTCCCCAAGCAAGTTCATCTAGGGATGCAGCTCCATGTTAGTGTAATCCGATCCAAACACAGGCCATTTCCACACAAAACAGGAGAATTACACATTCTCCCCTCCTCCAACTGCATCCCCAAGCACTTTCCTCTTATAAAAACCTAGTGATCACTGGGCTATCACATCACTTGACTCAGCTAGCTGCTCCGTGAGATGGATAACCTACTAAAAATTATTAAACCATGGATtttccaaacaaacaaaccaaaaaaggaaaaccaacaCACAGTTAACAACGTGGCCACTACTGGAAATTAACCTTTGAACAGTAGCTAGAACTGCATCCCGAAAAGGCAGACACAGAAGGACACAAAAGCTTTTTAGCACCATGGCAGGAATGACCACACAGCAAAAATGACGGGTAGGAGAAGGGAGAAAACTGGCTCAGGCAGCAGTACAAGCATGAGAACATGGACCACTCCAGAGCCTAACCCACActtgctgctcccagcacacaaCGAGAATACCACAGGTGGCCCATCTACAAGTTCCTGACCCTTCTCAAGCACAAGGGCAGACAAAAGTCAAGCCAAACAATACTCTAATCACTAAGCACTAGGTAGGAGGTTGAAAAGTTTGACTTGCTCACCCCATCCATTCCCCGGGGACATGACTGCTGCCTGCATAACATTTTCTAACTTTCCTAAGTGGTTTTGTCACTTCATCCTTGAGAAACTAAGTTAGGAAACACGTAAGATTTGCACGGGTTTACTCCACAGGTTTGGAGGAGCAAAGCTAGCATCCCGTACTACAGCATACTCGCTGCTGCTACTATATGTCTCTACAACAGTTTCCAAGCCACACAAGCAGAGGTGTGGAACTGCCGGGAcaagctgcctgctctgggatgctctggaAGCAGCAGTGGGTGCGACGCTCCAGCACTGCGGGACCCTGGCACCACCTGGTCCCCACCCCTCGGTGCCCAGCCCGCCCTTCCCCGCCAGGCGCCTCGCCCGGCCGGCGGCGGGAGAGAGCGAGGCAAGGATGGAAGGAGGGCAGGATGGAAGGGGACGGCGCGGCTGCAGCCACCCAGGCCGCCGGCAACTCCGGCAGCAAAGTTCATCCGACACGGCGTGCGGGCGCCCTGCCCGCCCGTGCCgagcccgcagccccgccgcggCGGGAGGCGGGATGCGCCGCAGGATGCCCGGAGCCGGCCGGGCGGCGGCTGCCCGGGGGAGCGAGCGGGGCTGCGCGGGGGAGctgcccggggccgggccggccagACAATGGCTGCTCCGCCGCCGCTGTCAACTTCCATCCCGCGCCGGCCCCGGGGAACTCTCCCCGCCGCGGCCGCCCGCGCCCCGGGCCCCGCCTCACCTGCAGCCGCCGCGGCTctgccccgctccgctccgctgccccccgcccgcccgcgggacccgcgctgccgccgccgccgcaccGGAGCCCCCGCACCGCCACCGCGCCCGACACGCCCCCCGCGCGcgggcagccgggcccggccgagcgggcggggcggggcggcagCTCCGGTGTCGgagcgggcggggccgggggcgggacctggcggcggctccggcgggGCCGCGGTCTGGCGGGGCGGCCCCGAAGGGGCGGGACCCGcgcccgctccgcccgccccTCTCCCCGCGTCCCTCTTTCTTAatcccttttttgcctttcttgtttcgatttttttgttggttttatcttttttttttttccttttttttttgtttttttttttaaatctcgGCCTCTGGGGCTCCCCCGGCGCTCCGTCACTTCCTCCCTCGAGGCGCTTCCGGGCACGTGGTGCCTTCCCGGGGCGCCGCTTGCCCGTTGCCCCGGTGACGGGAGCgagccgggcggcggcgggaaCGAACGGCGgagcagcgcccggcccggccccgagCCGGCCCCGCTCCTCGCCCGCGGCTCTTGCTGTGCCAGCGCCGAGGCGTCACGGCGCTGAGGGGAGTCACAGCCCGGTGCTGCGCCAGCCTGAGCGGGTGTGCCCTCTGCCGGGTGTCGCTTCGCCGTGCGTCCTTCTGGAGACTGACCAACCTTGTTAAGTGCCAGTCGTTTTGTGTAGCACGGCATCAGTTcggttggaaaggacctctgagatcatcgagtcccGCCTGTGACCGAACACCACCATGTCAATAGACCatgagtgccacatccagtctttccttagaCATCTCtaggaatggtgactccaccaccttcctgtgcagcccattccaatgtgGAATCACCCTTTctatgaagaaattcctcctgttGTCCAGCCTACACCTCCCCTGGCGCAGCAGCTAAAGACTATGTTCTCTCCTGTCGCTAGCTGCCCGGCAGAAGAATGTAAGTTGTAAACTTTTTGTGTTGGTACCTGCAACAAGCTTTGATGAACAAACAGGACACAGCAGGCAGTTTTTTGCCTTCTACATATGTACACACGTAGAGGTGCACAGTAGAAGCCTGcatgaacattaaaaaaaacacagtGCCAGAGCTCGCTGGCAGCTTTTAGAagagaagctgtgctgtgcaggcacTCGGACCTTACTTCTCTTGATTACTCTCAAAGAGCATCAGTTTGTTGCCTGTCAGTTGCCTGGCTTACGGTATGAGTGGTTGATTAAGGCAAATTTACGAATTTTGAACTGTAATGTTGTCATCTTTAGATGGTATGTGAAGAGGAAGTATGTGTgcatgcagtgacaggacaaggggcaatggcttcAAAATGAAGAGGAGCAGGTTTAGATTAattattaggaagaaattctttcctgtagggtggtgaggcactggcacaggttgcccagagaagctgtggatgcctcactcctggaagtgttcaagtcCAAGTTGGATGTGTGAGAAATAACTTTGATCAACCCAGTCTAGTGGacggtgtccctgtccatgtcCAGTTGttttggaactagatgatctttaatgtcccttccaacccaaagcattctatgATTTTACGATCAACATATttgtttctaaaaaaataaatgcccACCGGGTCAGACCAGTGGCTCATCTTGATGAGAGCTGGTGAGTTTCCATTCAGAATGCCAGCACCAAGAACAAGTGGGATGCAGCAAAAGACAAACAGGAATGAATCACGCTCCATCCACGTGTACAAGGGGCAGAAGCTCAAGCACCACTGAGGCTATGAGCACCATAAATACTCCTGCAAATGGCATCTTTGAGCTTCATCTTGCAAGAAAGTTGCATCTGGCTCTGTAATGACATCTCTGTAATTGCATCTGGGCTATCAGttcacaggaaaaaattccCATTATGAATTGCAGTCAATTCGCATTGacttagaatcacagaaaaatattttctgctgcctaaaaatcagcaaaacaCACCGTACAGGAGGGCATTTGGGCTGTTACCAAACATACTTGCTCTAAATGCTGAGGGTTCTTTTTCAATTCAGATGGAAAACTGTCTGGCTGATTTTCAAGGAGATATTTAAGGTTATTCAAAACAAAAGGTCAGACAGTGAACAAAGAAACAATGACAAGGCA from Melospiza georgiana isolate bMelGeo1 chromosome 2, bMelGeo1.pri, whole genome shotgun sequence includes:
- the PHC1 gene encoding polyhomeotic-like protein 1 isoform X2, translating into METESEQNSNSTSGSSSSGGSTRPQISQMSLYERQAVQALQALQRQPNAAQYFHQFMLQQQFNSAQLHSLAAVQQATIAASRQASSPNTSTSQQTTTTQASINLATTSAAQLISRSQSVSSPSATTLTQSVLLGNTTSPPLNQSQAQMYLRPQLGNLLQVNRTLGRNVPLASQLILMPNGAVAAVQQEVPPTQSPGVHADTDQVQNLAVRSQQTSATNAQLQGSAQKTALPGSSQASGLPQAASTGQSMAVAQASSSGAGQSLNLSQAAAGSNGVSGGVVATGGSQPSMALSQSSSAGAAGSCQRKGTGVVQPLPVAAAQAVTVSQGSQTETENAAAKKGDTDTGGQQTVGMNLTRTATPAPSQTLISSATYTQIQPHSLIQQQQQIHLQKQVVIQQQIAIHQQQFQHRQSQLLHTATHLQLAQQQQQQQAASLTQQQQQAQPPQQQAPPQTQQQAQTLVVQPMLQSQPPHLQLQQDSPCQPATKSPVPIQSKSLVTPIKPPQLGPAKMSAAQQPPPHIPVQVVGTRQQGSGQAQALGLAQIAAAVPTSRGMPAVVQPVSQTHAASPSSSSAPASSQEAPPLTTGVNLAQVQGTVHMVKSPASSPVVAQMPAAFYMQSVQLPGKSQTLAVKRKAESEEEKEEPASVTTLVPARSSPVTDNPKNMEEKSGLGDNSDPAATATPNATSSEGVSATPTSASTPNLALVSRQMGDSKPPQAIVKPQILTHIIEGFVIQEGAEPFPVGCSQLLKESEKPLQGEAPSGQNENLSSNSPGEDSASMEPDKKANLLKCEYCGKYAPASQFRGSKRFCSMTCAKRYNVSCSHQFRLQRKKMKEFQEANYARVRRRGPRRSSSEIARTKIQGKRHRGQEDSSRGSDNSSYDEALSPTSPGPLSVRASHGERDLANSNMAPPTPDLHGINPVFLSSNPSRWSVEEVYEFIASLQGCQEIAEEFRSQEIDGQALLLLKEEHLMSAMNIKLGPALKICAKINVLKET
- the PHC1 gene encoding polyhomeotic-like protein 1 isoform X1, which gives rise to METESEQNSNSTSGSSSSGGSTRPQISQMSLYERQAVQALQALQRQPNAAQYFHQFMLQQQFNSAQLHSLAAVQQATIAASRQASSPNTSTSQQTTTTQASLHANSDSQAQHTNEINLATTSAAQLISRSQSVSSPSATTLTQSVLLGNTTSPPLNQSQAQMYLRPQLGNLLQVNRTLGRNVPLASQLILMPNGAVAAVQQEVPPTQSPGVHADTDQVQNLAVRSQQTSATNAQLQGSAQKTALPGSSQASGLPQAASTGQSMAVAQASSSGAGQSLNLSQAAAGSNGVSGGVVATGGSQPSMALSQSSSAGAAGSCQRKGTGVVQPLPVAAAQAVTVSQGSQTETENAAAKKGDTDTGGQQTVGMNLTRTATPAPSQTLISSATYTQIQPHSLIQQQQQIHLQKQVVIQQQIAIHQQQFQHRQSQLLHTATHLQLAQQQQQQQAASLTQQQQQAQPPQQQAPPQTQQQAQTLVVQPMLQSQPPHLQLQQDSPCQPATKSPVPIQSKSLVTPIKPPQLGPAKMSAAQQPPPHIPVQVVGTRQQGSGQAQALGLAQIAAAVPTSRGMPAVVQPVSQTHAASPSSSSAPASSQEAPPLTTGVNLAQVQGTVHMVKSPASSPVVAQMPAAFYMQSVQLPGKSQTLAVKRKAESEEEKEEPASVTTLVPARSSPVTDNPKNMEEKSGLGDNSDPAATATPNATSSEGVSATPTSASTPNLALVSRQMGDSKPPQAIVKPQILTHIIEGFVIQEGAEPFPVGCSQLLKESEKPLQGEAPSGQNENLSSNSPGEDSASMEPDKKANLLKCEYCGKYAPASQFRGSKRFCSMTCAKRYNVSCSHQFRLQRKKMKEFQEANYARVRRRGPRRSSSEIARTKIQGKRHRGQEDSSRGSDNSSYDEALSPTSPGPLSVRASHGERDLANSNMAPPTPDLHGINPVFLSSNPSRWSVEEVYEFIASLQGCQEIAEEFRSQEIDGQALLLLKEEHLMSAMNIKLGPALKICAKINVLKET